The following coding sequences lie in one Cygnus olor isolate bCygOlo1 chromosome 8, bCygOlo1.pri.v2, whole genome shotgun sequence genomic window:
- the TOR3A gene encoding torsin-3A: MGQGTLLSCLGLACCLLLLLGGSKSLGSQGKQRGPWEEDQSAVTEAAPWARARYEAVKKHLGAVGALSKQYWQYLACKVSQEGCEEEGKRKAGPSPGWSLPLVGQDYLEILSAWYCSFGKCCKTGDCRIVNNITGLEMDLNGQLHGQHLAKEVVVQAVRRFLQSPQPEKALVLSFHGWSGTGKNFVARMVASHLYRDGLRSECVRVFIALFHFPHHKYVDSYKVQLEKQISETVQLCKQSLFIFDEAEKLHFGLLDAIKPFMARDGNEGQVDYRRSIFLFLSNIGGNTINEVALDFWRAGRAREEISLEFLEQRLRLELLQPAENGYARSHLLEENLIDFFVPFLPLEYHHVKLCARDAFLARGLPYTEAALDEVARTMVFVPKEEKLFSAQGCKSVSQRINYFLP; the protein is encoded by the exons ATGGGCCAGGGCACGCTCCTgtcctgcctggggctggcttgctgcctgctgctgctgctgggtggctCCAAAAGCCTGGGGAGCCAAGGGAAGCAGCGGGGACCCTGGGAAGAGGACCAGAGCGCCGTGACGGAGGCGGCCCCGTGGGCCAGAGCGAGGTACGAAGCCGTGAAGAAGCACTTGGGAGCTGTGGGAGCTCTCTCCAAGCAGTACTGGCAGTACCTGGCTTGCAAGGTGTCACAGGAGGGCTgtgaagaggaggggaagaggaaggccGGTCCCAGCCCGG GTTGGAGCTTGCCCCTGGTGGGCCAGGATTACCTGGAGATCCTCTCTGCCTGGTACTGCAGCTTCGGGAAGTGCTGCAAGACAGGAGACTGCAGGATAGTCAACAATATCACAG GGCTTGAAATGGACCTCAACGGGCAGCTCCACGGGCAGCACTTGGCCAAAGAAGTTGTCGTGCAGGCGGTGCGACGCTTCCTGCAGAGCCCGCAGCCGGAGAAGGCTCTGGTCCTCTCCTTCCACGGCTGGTCTGGCACAGGCAAGAACTTTGTGGCCCGGATGGTGGCCAGTCACCTGTACCGGGACGGGCTGAGGAGTGAGTGTGTCAGGGTGTTCATCGCGCTCTTCCACTTCCCCCATCACAAGTACGTGGACTCGTACAAG gttCAACTGGAGAAGCAGATAAGTGAGactgtgcagctctgcaagCAGTCCCTGTTCATCTTTGATGAGGcagaaaaacttcattttggaCTCCTGGATGCCATCAAGCCCTTCATGGCTCGTGATGGCAACGAGGGCCAGGTGGATTACCGGAGGtccatcttcctcttcctcag CAATATTGGTGGCAACACCATCAATGAGGTAGCCCTGGACTTCTGGCGGGCCGGCCGGGCGCGGGAGGAGATCTCCTTGGAGTTCCTGGAGCAGCGGCTgcggctggagctgctgcagcccgcAG AGAACGGCTACGCCCGCAGCCACCTCCTTGAAGAGAACCTCATCGATTTCTTCGTGCCGTTCCTGCCCCTGGAGTACCACCACGTGAAGCTCTGCGCACGGGACGCCTTCCTGGCCCGCGGACTGCCGTACACAGAGGCAGCCCTCGACGAGGTGGCCAGGACGATGGTGTTTGTCCCTAAAGAGGAGAAGCTCTTCTCTGCCCAGGGCTGTAAATCTGTATCCCAGCGCATCAATTACTTCCTTCCTTGA
- the FAM20B gene encoding glycosaminoglycan xylosylkinase produces the protein MKLKQRVVLLAILLVIFIFTKVFLIDNLDTSAANREDQRAFHRMMASLRVELDPRLDHTLQSPWEIAAQWVVPREVYPEETPELGAVMHAMSTKKIIKADVGYKGTQLKALLILEGGQKVVFKPKRYARDYVVEGEPYAGYDRHNAEVAAFHLDRILGFRRAPLVVGRFVNLRTEIKPVATEQLLGTFMTVGNNTCFYGKCYYCRETEPACADGDIMEGSVTLWLPDVWPLQKHRHPWGRTYREGKLARWEYDESYCDAVKKTSPYDSGPRLLDIIDTAIFDYLIGNADRHHYESFQDDEGASMLILLDNAKSFGNPALDERSILAPLYQCCIIRVSTWNRLNYLKNGVLKSALKTAMSHDPISPVLSDPHLDALDQRLLSILATVKQCTDQFGPDVVLVEDRMTLSHL, from the exons ATGAAGCTAAAGCAGCGAGTCGTGCTCCTGGCCATCCTCCTTGTCATCTTCATCTTCACAAAAGTTTTCCTCATTGACAACTTGGACACCTCAGCTGCCAACCGGGAGGACCAGCGCGCCTTTCACCGCATGATGGCGAGCCTCCGCGTAGAGCTGGACCCCCGCCTCGACCACACGTTGCAGTCCCCCTGGGAGATTGCAGCCCAGTGGGTGGTGCCCCGGGAGGTGTATCCCGAGGAGACACCCGAGCTAGGGGCTGTTATGCACGCCATgtcaacaaagaaaataataaaagctgatGTGGGATACAAAGGGACCCAGTTGAAAGCTTTGCTAATACTTGAAGGAGGACAGAAGGTTGTCTTCAAACCCAAGAG GTATGCCAGGGATTATGTAGTGGAAGGAGAACCATATGCTGGCTATGACAGACACAACGCAGAAGTGGCAGCCTTTCACTTGGATAG AATTCTGGGTTTCCGACGAGCTCCACTGGTGGTTGGCCGGTTTGTGAATCTACGTACAGAGATCAAACCAGTTGCCACAGAGCAGCTTCTGGGCACCTTCATGACTGTAG gtaATAACACTTGCTTCTATGGAAAGTGCTACTATTGTCGGGAAACGGAACCAGCTTGTGCAGATGGGGACATCATGGAGGGGTCAGTGACTCTGTGGCTACCAGATGTCTGGCCTCTTCAGAAGCATCGACACCCTTGGGGTAGGACTTACCGTGAAGGCAAACTTGCCAG GTGGGAGTATGATGAAAGCTATTGTGATGCTGTGAAGAAGACTTCACCTTATGACTCGGGTCCCCGTCTGCTTGATATCATTGACACCGCAATATTTGACTATTTGATTGGGAACGCTGACCGGCATCACTACGAGAGTTTTCAGGATGATGAAGGAGCCAGTATGCTTATCCTTCTGGATAACGCCAAAAG ctttggAAACCCTGCCCTGGATGAAAGAAGCATTCTAGCTCCCCTTTATCAGTGCTGCAT catcCGGGTTTCTACCTGGAACAGACTCAATTACCTGAAGAATGGAGTACTTAAGTCTGCCTTAAAAACGGCCATGTCGCATGACCCCATCTCACCAGTGCTTTCTGACCCTCATCTGGATGCCCTAGACCAGCGGCTTCTCAGCATTCTGGCTACAGTGAAGCAGTGCACAGACCAGTTTGGGCCAGATGTTGTGCTGGTGGAAGACAGGATGACACTGTCTCATTTGTAA